A stretch of the Theropithecus gelada isolate Dixy chromosome 7a, Tgel_1.0, whole genome shotgun sequence genome encodes the following:
- the MNS1 gene encoding meiosis-specific nuclear structural protein 1, whose product MASKRRNMSCSERHQKLVDENYCKKLHVQALKNINSQIRNRMVQNENDDCVERKQFLRLLQNEQFELDMEEAIQKAEENKRLKELQLKQEEKLAMELAKLKHESLKDEKMRQQVRENSIELRELEKKLKAAYMNKERAAQIAEKDAIKYEQMKRDAEIAKTMMEEHKRIIKEENAAEDKRNKVKAQYYLDLEKQLEEQEKKKQEAYEQLLKEKLMIDEIVRKIYEEDRLEKQQKLEKMNAMRRYIEEFQKEQALWRKKKREEMEEENRKIIEFANMQQQREEDRMAKVQENEEKRLQLQNALTQKLEEMLRQREDLEQVRQELYQEEQAEIYKRKLKEEAEKKLRKQKEMKQDFEEQMALKELVLQAAKEEEENFRKTMLAKFAEDDRIELMNAQKQRMKQLEHRRAVEKLIEERRQQFLADKQHELEEWQLQQRRQGFINAIIEEERLKLLKEHATNLLGYLPKGVFKKEDDIDLLGEEFRKVYQQRSEICEDK is encoded by the exons ATG GCTTCCAAAAGGAGAAATATGAGCTGTAGTGAAAGGCATCAGAAATTAGTAGATGAAAACTACTGCAAGAAATTACATGTCCAAGCGCTAAAAAACATCAACAGTCAAATCAGGAATCGAATGGTGCAGAATGAAAATGATGACTGTGTTGAGcgcaagcagtttctcagattaTTACAAAATGAACAATTTGAGTTGGATATGGAAGAGGCCATTCAAAAG gcagaagaaaacaaGAGATTGAAAGAACTCCAGctcaaacaagaagaaaaactggCTATGGAATTGGCAAAACTAAAACATGAAAGTCTAAAGGACGAAAAGATGAGGCAACAAGTAAGAGAAAACAG cattGAGCTCAGAGAATTggagaagaaattaaaagcagCTTACATGAATAAAGAAAGGGCAGCTCAGATTGCTGAAAAGGATGCCATTAAATATGAACAAATG AAACGTGATGCTGAAATAGCCAAAACCATGATGGAAGAACACAAGAGAATAATAAAGGAAGAGAATGCTGCAGAAGACAAACGAAACAAAGTGAAAGCACAATACTATCTTGACTTAGAGAAACAACttgaagaacaagaaaaaaaaaagcaggaagctTATGAGCAGTTGCTAAAAGAGAAACTCATGATTGATGAAATTGTTAGGAAGATCTATGAAGAAGATCGGTT ggaaaaacaacaaaagttagaaaaaatgaatgcAATGCGAAGGTATATAGAAGAGTTTCAGAAAGAGCAGGCTCTCTGGAGAAAAAAGAAACGTGAGGagatggaagaagaaaacagaaaaatcatagAGTTTGCTAACATGCAGCAGCAAAGAGAAGAAGATCGGATGGCAAAAGTTcaagaaaatgaggagaaaaggCTGCAGCTTCAGAATGCG ttGACACAGAAATTAGAAGAAATGCTGCGGCAACGTGAAGATTTGGAACAAGTGCGACAAGAATTATATCAGGAAGAACAAGCTGAAATATATAAGAGGAAGCTAAAA gaagaagcagaaaagaaactgagaaagcaaaaagagatgAAGCAAGATTTTGAAGAACAAATGGCCTTGAAGGAATTAGTACTACAGGCTgcaaaagaggaagaggagaactTTAGAAAAACTATGCTAGCTAAATTTGCTGAGGATGATCGGATAGAATTAATGAATGCTCAGAAACAAAGAATGAAGCAGCTGGAACACAGGAGAGCTGTGGAAAAACTTATTGAAGAACGTCGCCAACAATTCCTTGCAGACAAA CAACATGAACTAGAAGAGTGGCAGTTGCAGCAAAGGCGGCAAGGATTTATTAATGCAATTATTGAAGAAGAAAGGCTAAAACTTCTCAAAGAGCATGCTACAAACTTACTAGGCTATCTCCCTAAA gGAGTATTTAAAAAAGAGGATGATATTGATCTGCTTGGTGAAGAGTTTAGGAAAGTGTATCAGCAAAGGAGTGAAATTTGTGAAGACAAATGA